The proteins below come from a single Methanolobus chelungpuianus genomic window:
- a CDS encoding GNAT family N-acetyltransferase, whose amino-acid sequence MSEISDHRLLTIRPATEKDAALIMRFVRALADFENLGGHVVSTEDAIWKCLFGERPYAEAVIADLGEDPAGFAIFFHNFSSFLGRPGLYIEDLFVYPRFRSKGVGKALMRHCARVAADRGCFRMEWSALDWNPARRFYERLGAEAHTEWMIYRLEGKALLELAGADV is encoded by the coding sequence ATGAGTGAGATATCAGACCACAGGCTATTGACCATCAGACCGGCCACTGAAAAAGATGCAGCACTGATAATGCGGTTTGTGCGCGCACTAGCGGATTTTGAGAACCTCGGTGGTCATGTGGTCTCAACCGAGGATGCCATCTGGAAGTGCCTCTTCGGGGAAAGGCCTTATGCAGAAGCGGTGATAGCCGACCTGGGTGAAGATCCTGCAGGATTTGCAATTTTCTTCCATAATTTCTCATCTTTCCTGGGCAGGCCGGGACTCTATATCGAAGACCTCTTTGTGTATCCCCGGTTCAGGAGCAAAGGAGTTGGAAAAGCACTGATGAGACACTGTGCGCGTGTTGCAGCGGACCGGGGCTGCTTCAGGATGGAGTGGAGCGCACTTGACTGGAATCCTGCCCGGAGGTTCTATGAGCGTCTTGGGGCAGAGGCCCATACCGAATGGATGATATACCGGCTTGAAGGCAAAGCTCTTCTTGAACTTGCAGGTGCTGATGTATAA